A stretch of Pseudolysobacter antarcticus DNA encodes these proteins:
- a CDS encoding phosphoenolpyruvate carboxykinase (GTP) — MASKLETLNRWVDEVARLTQPDRIHWCDGSEAENEALTELMLESGDLIELNPNTHPNCYLHRSHPSDVARVEHLTFVCTENKDDAGPNNHWMAPTEAHAKIDALFAGSMRGRTLYVIPYCMGPIDSPIARCGVEITDSAYVVANMRIMTRMGAAAQARIEREGRFVKGLHSVAERDPEKRFIMHFPEELAIKSIGSGYGGNALLGKKCHALRIASWQARSEGWLAEHMLIVGIENPQGETFYVAAAFPSACGKTNLAMLIPPAAYLGWKIWTVGDDICWMQPGADGRLWAINPEAGFFGVAPGTSAKTNANALAMLDHDAIFTNVAVTADNQPWWEGLNDTVPAKDWQGRDYDPANGPAAHPNSRFTVSARQCPSFSPHAEDAQGVPLSAIIFGGRRESLVPLVFEARDWAHGVLVGASMASETTAAATGAVGVVRRDSMAMKPFCGYNFGDYFSHWLSFADKAGKLPKIFHVNWFRKGMDGKFLWPGFGDNMRVLEWVVARCTGKAAAIETPIGSLPRAQDLNLDGLAIGAPQLAALLAIDHAGWKKEIAAIGEYLASYGTHTPPALHAEQQRVAAALA; from the coding sequence ATGGCAAGCAAATTGGAAACACTGAATCGCTGGGTCGATGAGGTCGCGCGACTTACCCAGCCCGATCGCATTCATTGGTGTGACGGCAGCGAGGCCGAGAACGAAGCGCTGACCGAACTCATGCTGGAGTCCGGCGATCTGATCGAACTGAACCCAAACACGCATCCGAATTGCTATCTGCATCGCTCGCATCCGTCGGATGTCGCGCGTGTAGAACATCTGACCTTTGTCTGCACCGAGAACAAGGACGATGCCGGCCCGAACAATCACTGGATGGCGCCAACCGAAGCGCACGCGAAGATCGACGCGTTGTTCGCCGGCAGCATGCGTGGTCGCACCTTGTATGTGATTCCGTATTGCATGGGGCCGATCGATTCGCCGATCGCGCGTTGCGGCGTGGAGATTACTGACAGCGCTTACGTGGTCGCGAACATGCGCATCATGACGCGCATGGGTGCGGCGGCACAGGCGCGTATCGAGCGCGAAGGCCGTTTCGTCAAAGGCCTGCATTCGGTCGCTGAACGCGATCCGGAAAAACGCTTCATCATGCATTTCCCCGAAGAACTCGCGATCAAGTCGATCGGCTCGGGTTACGGCGGCAATGCTTTGCTCGGCAAGAAATGCCATGCGTTGCGCATTGCCTCGTGGCAGGCGCGCAGCGAAGGCTGGCTGGCCGAACATATGCTGATCGTCGGCATCGAAAATCCGCAGGGCGAAACGTTTTATGTCGCCGCGGCTTTTCCGTCGGCGTGCGGTAAAACCAACCTTGCGATGCTGATTCCGCCCGCCGCGTATCTAGGCTGGAAAATCTGGACTGTCGGCGACGATATCTGCTGGATGCAGCCCGGCGCCGATGGCCGCCTGTGGGCGATCAATCCCGAGGCCGGTTTCTTCGGCGTGGCACCCGGCACCAGTGCCAAGACTAATGCGAATGCGCTGGCGATGCTCGATCACGACGCGATCTTTACCAACGTCGCGGTCACCGCCGATAACCAGCCGTGGTGGGAGGGTTTGAACGACACCGTGCCGGCGAAGGATTGGCAAGGTCGCGACTACGATCCAGCGAACGGTCCGGCGGCGCATCCGAATTCGCGCTTCACCGTGTCGGCGCGGCAATGTCCGAGCTTCTCGCCGCACGCGGAAGACGCGCAGGGCGTGCCGCTGTCCGCGATCATTTTCGGTGGACGGCGCGAGTCGCTCGTACCGCTGGTGTTCGAGGCGCGCGACTGGGCGCACGGCGTGCTGGTCGGTGCGAGCATGGCCTCGGAAACCACTGCCGCCGCGACCGGCGCAGTCGGCGTGGTACGTCGCGATTCGATGGCGATGAAACCTTTCTGTGGCTACAACTTTGGCGACTATTTCAGCCACTGGTTATCGTTTGCCGACAAGGCCGGCAAGCTGCCGAAAATCTTTCACGTCAACTGGTTTCGCAAGGGCATGGACGGCAAATTCCTGTGGCCGGGATTCGGCGACAACATGCGTGTGCTCGAATGGGTAGTAGCGCGCTGCACGGGCAAGGCCGCGGCGATCGAAACGCCGATCGGCAGTCTGCCACGCGCGCAGGATCTGAATCTCGATGGTCTGGCGATCGGCGCGCCGCAACTCGCAGCGCTGCTGGCGATCGATCATGCCGGTTGGAAAAAGGAAATCGCGGCGATCGGCGAATATCTCGCCTCCTACGGTACGCATACGCCGCCGGCGTTGCATGCCGAACAGCAACGTGTGGCGGCCGCGCTGGCCTAG
- a CDS encoding histone deacetylase family protein, with protein MSKYALLYQRVFADAQALDIELVEPQPASEIDLLRVHTPDYVQRAIRGELTATEQRKIGFPWSAMMIERSRRSAGSTMSALEAALRGDGVAVNLAGGTHHAFADHGGGYCVFNDTVIAARYVQALGLARHILVVDLDVHQGDGTAAITREDDCIFTFSMHGERNYPVHKQQSDLDVELPDACSDVLYLDQLAQFLPLAIERAAADAVIYLAGADPYGGDRLGRLGLSKPGLAERDRCVLAACARHGLPLAISMAGGYAHDIDDIVDIHFATIRAAAIHARALSTCSSRGVG; from the coding sequence ATGAGCAAGTACGCGCTTCTATATCAGCGCGTATTTGCCGATGCGCAGGCGCTCGATATAGAGTTGGTCGAGCCGCAACCCGCCAGCGAAATCGATTTGCTGCGCGTGCATACGCCGGATTATGTGCAGCGTGCGATTCGCGGTGAGTTGACCGCGACGGAGCAGCGCAAGATCGGTTTTCCGTGGTCGGCGATGATGATCGAACGCTCGCGCCGATCCGCCGGCAGCACGATGTCGGCGCTTGAAGCCGCGCTGCGCGGTGACGGTGTCGCGGTCAATCTCGCGGGCGGCACGCATCACGCGTTTGCCGATCACGGCGGTGGCTATTGCGTGTTCAACGATACCGTGATCGCCGCGCGTTACGTGCAGGCGCTAGGATTGGCGAGACACATCCTGGTCGTGGATCTGGATGTGCATCAGGGCGACGGCACAGCCGCAATCACACGTGAGGATGACTGCATTTTTACGTTCTCGATGCATGGCGAGCGCAATTATCCAGTGCACAAACAGCAGAGCGATCTCGACGTCGAATTGCCCGACGCTTGCAGCGATGTCTTGTATCTCGATCAGCTCGCGCAGTTTCTGCCGTTGGCGATTGAACGCGCGGCGGCGGATGCGGTGATCTATCTGGCCGGTGCCGATCCGTATGGCGGCGATCGACTCGGCCGGCTCGGCTTGAGCAAGCCCGGCTTGGCTGAGCGTGATCGTTGCGTACTTGCCGCGTGTGCGCGACACGGCCTGCCATTGGCGATCAGCATGGCTGGCGGTTACGCGCACGACATCGACGATATCGTCGATATCCATTTTGCGACGATCCGCGCCGCGGCAATACATGCTCGCGCGCTGTCCACATGTTCGTCGCGCGGTGTCGGCTAA
- a CDS encoding RNA polymerase sigma factor, which translates to MALADRPQDETSDAQLVRGAQSGQVRAFEALYRRHVGRVHGAVWRLSGSDSARAEEITQEAFIRAWQKLSSFRFESAFSTWLHRLAVNVALMDIRSRSSQPAHDDADDALQNIEEALPAFCAAERGDLERAVAALPPRARAVLVLHDIEGWKHEEIAGELGMAVGSSKAQLHRARGILRRVLGEAA; encoded by the coding sequence ATGGCATTAGCCGACCGACCGCAGGACGAAACCAGCGACGCGCAGCTCGTGCGTGGCGCGCAGAGCGGGCAGGTACGCGCGTTCGAGGCCTTGTATCGGCGTCATGTCGGGCGCGTGCACGGCGCCGTGTGGCGGCTCAGCGGCAGCGACTCGGCGCGGGCCGAGGAGATCACCCAGGAGGCGTTCATCCGCGCCTGGCAGAAGTTGTCGAGTTTCCGTTTCGAGAGTGCGTTTTCGACGTGGTTGCATCGTCTTGCCGTGAACGTCGCATTGATGGATATTCGATCACGCAGCAGCCAGCCGGCGCATGACGATGCCGACGACGCGCTGCAGAATATCGAAGAAGCATTACCGGCATTTTGCGCCGCCGAACGTGGTGATCTGGAGCGCGCCGTTGCGGCGCTGCCGCCACGAGCGCGGGCGGTTTTGGTACTGCACGATATCGAAGGTTGGAAACACGAGGAAATCGCCGGCGAACTCGGCATGGCGGTCGGGTCATCGAAAGCACAATTGCATCGCGCCCGCGGCATCTTGCGGCGCGTTTTAGGAGAAGCGGCATGA
- a CDS encoding DUF4097 family beta strand repeat-containing protein: protein MKLTTIFYALALLLPGITFAGTPISETRALHVDAKVDIENVRGAVTVSGWDKDEISITGTLGDGNKGLEIEGGGSHLSVRVEGEKKSGWFGDGPRSDTLLNIKLPRRAVVKIEVVSADVDVSNLSGVSLGIESVSGQIKAQAEVGELNVNSVSGGMQLNAIAKRSHIETVSGDIDARGMSGKVKLETVSGRARLQASTLHDLDAGTVSGDIEIHAALEGGAHVEAESMSGAVKIFVPANLSARIEAESFSGRIRSDFGTPKTQEFGPGTSLETTAGAGEAKISLNSFSGDVTLKKE, encoded by the coding sequence ATGAAACTCACGACAATTTTTTATGCCCTCGCGCTGTTGTTGCCCGGCATCACTTTTGCCGGCACGCCGATCAGCGAAACCCGCGCGTTGCACGTCGACGCCAAGGTGGATATCGAAAACGTGCGTGGCGCTGTCACCGTCAGTGGCTGGGACAAGGACGAAATCAGCATCACCGGCACGCTCGGCGACGGTAACAAGGGTCTCGAAATCGAAGGCGGCGGATCGCATCTGAGCGTGCGTGTCGAAGGCGAAAAAAAGAGCGGCTGGTTCGGTGACGGCCCGCGCTCGGATACGTTGCTGAATATCAAATTGCCGCGACGCGCGGTGGTCAAGATCGAGGTGGTCAGCGCCGATGTCGATGTGAGCAATCTGTCCGGCGTTTCGCTCGGCATCGAAAGCGTCAGCGGCCAGATCAAGGCGCAGGCCGAAGTCGGCGAGCTGAACGTCAACAGCGTCAGCGGCGGCATGCAATTGAATGCGATCGCCAAGCGCAGCCACATCGAAACCGTGAGCGGCGACATCGACGCGCGCGGCATGTCGGGCAAGGTCAAGCTCGAAACCGTTTCGGGGCGGGCGCGGTTGCAGGCAAGCACGCTGCACGATCTCGATGCGGGCACTGTCTCCGGCGATATCGAAATTCATGCCGCGCTTGAAGGCGGCGCACATGTCGAGGCGGAAAGCATGAGCGGCGCAGTCAAGATTTTCGTGCCGGCCAATCTGTCGGCGCGGATCGAAGCGGAAAGTTTCAGCGGCAGGATTCGCAGCGATTTCGGTACGCCGAAAACGCAGGAGTTCGGCCCGGGCACGAGCCTGGAAACCACGGCAGGCGCGGGCGAAGCGAAGATCTCGCTGAACTCGTTCAGTGGTGACGTCACGCTGAAAAAAGAGTGA
- a CDS encoding tetratricopeptide repeat-containing sulfotransferase family protein, translating to MLNMKNGAERIAEYQRAAEQRGTAFARDVLLAQLEKHPPEEWLDCARLFILRGDTLIASALLQRATVLYPASSELAYAFAGILSQQKNYPSAEALLSYLLEQHPDDIAATFLLAKIFKQQGKMHAVGVTISALFEHVQTDIESIIQAVELLDECGRKHEAAALCEKTIAAGSSDARLYAYAGMIAIQLGNFELARERYLFALAHNPRAMEWQAPLALTNAQRYRDASHPDFALLQDCLQRTTADDKARASILFALGKAHDDIGDYATAARYFSDANAMANHLVEWSRKNWRRAVEARLASRKLPAPLAPVKDFAPLFIVGAPRSGTTLVAELLGRHPDVCNRGELAWLPYLAQRLSLAGKIDTQALREVADTYLQQLRQDDSNAFWMIDKQPLNFLNIDLIATLFPNARIIHCQRSSRDTALSIWSQYFAGRENDFAYDFADIAAVLQGCNRLMAHWKKTSPLPIHTVHYEQLASDPQNTLAALGAWLELSEQDLLAAKPETVSVGTSSLWQVRQPIYSRSIGRWQAYADYIPELKKLFSE from the coding sequence ATGCTGAATATGAAAAATGGCGCCGAGCGTATCGCGGAATATCAACGCGCCGCTGAACAGCGTGGCACCGCATTTGCGCGTGACGTTTTGCTGGCGCAACTGGAAAAACATCCACCAGAAGAATGGCTGGACTGTGCCCGTCTTTTTATCCTGCGTGGCGATACGTTGATCGCAAGTGCGTTGTTGCAACGGGCAACCGTTCTTTATCCCGCATCGAGCGAACTCGCTTATGCATTCGCCGGAATACTCTCGCAGCAAAAGAATTACCCGAGTGCCGAAGCACTACTGAGCTATTTGCTGGAGCAACATCCTGACGATATCGCGGCGACATTCCTGCTCGCCAAAATTTTCAAGCAACAAGGGAAAATGCATGCCGTCGGCGTGACTATTTCTGCTCTGTTCGAGCATGTGCAGACCGATATCGAATCCATCATCCAGGCGGTGGAGTTGCTGGATGAGTGCGGTCGTAAACACGAAGCCGCCGCCCTTTGCGAAAAGACGATTGCGGCCGGATCAAGCGATGCGCGTCTGTACGCTTACGCCGGCATGATCGCAATCCAGCTCGGCAATTTCGAGTTGGCGCGCGAGCGGTATCTATTTGCACTCGCGCACAATCCACGCGCGATGGAGTGGCAAGCGCCGCTCGCGCTGACGAATGCACAACGTTATCGTGACGCCAGTCATCCTGATTTCGCGTTGCTGCAAGATTGTTTGCAACGCACAACCGCCGATGACAAAGCGCGCGCGTCAATCCTGTTTGCACTCGGCAAGGCGCATGACGATATCGGCGACTACGCCACAGCAGCGCGATATTTCAGCGATGCCAACGCCATGGCGAATCATCTCGTGGAATGGTCGCGAAAGAACTGGCGGCGCGCGGTCGAGGCACGCCTCGCATCACGAAAATTGCCCGCGCCACTCGCGCCGGTAAAAGATTTTGCGCCGCTGTTCATCGTCGGCGCACCGCGCTCGGGAACCACCCTCGTCGCCGAATTGCTCGGACGTCATCCGGACGTTTGCAATCGCGGGGAACTCGCATGGCTACCCTACCTCGCGCAACGCTTGTCGTTGGCGGGCAAGATCGACACGCAGGCGTTGCGCGAAGTTGCCGACACATATCTGCAGCAACTGCGCCAGGACGATTCCAATGCGTTCTGGATGATCGACAAACAACCGTTGAATTTTCTGAACATCGATCTGATCGCGACGCTATTTCCGAACGCGCGCATCATCCATTGCCAGCGCAGCAGCCGCGATACCGCACTGTCGATCTGGTCGCAATATTTCGCGGGCCGCGAAAACGATTTCGCTTACGACTTTGCCGATATCGCCGCTGTGCTGCAGGGCTGCAATCGGCTGATGGCGCACTGGAAAAAAACCTCGCCGCTGCCGATTCACACCGTGCATTACGAGCAGCTCGCGAGTGATCCACAAAACACACTTGCCGCTCTAGGTGCATGGCTGGAACTCAGCGAGCAGGATTTGCTCGCAGCGAAACCGGAAACGGTATCGGTTGGTACATCCAGCCTATGGCAAGTTCGCCAACCGATCTACAGCCGATCAATCGGGCGCTGGCAGGCCTACGCGGATTACATTCCCGAGCTCAAAAAACTGTTCAGCGAGTAA
- a CDS encoding tetratricopeptide repeat-containing sulfotransferase family protein produces MSHPETAASSPETAANTAADFIAEYARDLNSFDPQAALAALQARLGRFPPADWIHCAQALIDGGALPEAADLLTAAGKRFPDSVEVGYWLANVFRLSAHDVEAEALLRALIQMRPDFIDSRFLLAQILKEQGKLSSATSTLLPLLESNSADIETTLAAVKFLDQCGRAKEAAEFCEKAIANGMHDTRLYAHAGRYAVQLGQFDLARERYLHALHSDDRVREWHIPQALSSTQRYASSQHPDFALFENFLQHPDLSNSVRASTLFALGKAYDDIGDYAEAASHLSEANALIDRDATWSDADWQQAIDEKIRHPIFSLHAPADKDWTPVFIVGLPRSGTTLVEERLMRHADVTGRGELPWIPFLAQQFFQQPQAIDAGAIRRAAAIYSTQVRQDDPPTHWYIDKQPLNFLHLDLIAALFPNAKIIYCERNLRDTALSIWSQNFAGDEGGFAYDFANIAGLARGCARIMAHWRATLPIQIHTVDYAQMVQAPEQTMTALQAFLGLPAQDLLDTKPKAESSIATSSMWQARQPIYHRSINRWQAYAPYLPKLVKLFPDGNS; encoded by the coding sequence ATGAGCCATCCTGAAACAGCTGCCAGCTCGCCTGAGACAGCAGCAAATACCGCAGCCGATTTCATCGCGGAATACGCCAGGGATCTGAACAGCTTTGATCCGCAGGCGGCGCTGGCAGCATTGCAAGCGCGACTCGGCCGGTTCCCGCCGGCAGACTGGATCCATTGCGCGCAAGCTCTCATCGATGGTGGCGCGCTCCCAGAGGCAGCCGATCTGCTCACCGCGGCCGGCAAGCGTTTCCCCGATTCGGTGGAAGTCGGTTATTGGCTGGCTAACGTGTTTCGCCTGAGCGCGCATGATGTCGAAGCCGAAGCGCTGTTGCGTGCGTTGATTCAGATGCGTCCCGACTTTATCGACAGTCGGTTTCTGCTCGCACAAATCCTCAAGGAACAAGGCAAGCTATCGTCCGCCACCAGCACATTGCTGCCGCTACTGGAGTCGAATAGCGCGGACATTGAAACCACACTCGCCGCGGTGAAATTTCTCGATCAGTGTGGACGTGCAAAAGAAGCGGCGGAATTCTGCGAGAAAGCCATCGCAAACGGGATGCACGACACGCGCCTGTATGCGCACGCAGGTCGATATGCAGTCCAGCTAGGCCAATTCGATCTTGCCAGGGAACGTTATTTGCACGCATTGCATAGCGATGATCGCGTTCGCGAATGGCATATCCCGCAGGCATTATCCAGCACTCAGCGTTATGCAAGTTCGCAGCATCCGGATTTCGCACTGTTCGAGAATTTTCTGCAACATCCCGACCTGAGCAATAGCGTACGTGCATCGACGTTGTTTGCGCTCGGCAAAGCCTATGACGACATCGGCGACTACGCCGAAGCTGCCTCACATCTGAGCGAGGCGAATGCGCTGATCGATCGCGACGCGACTTGGTCGGATGCGGATTGGCAGCAAGCCATTGACGAAAAAATCCGCCACCCCATTTTTTCGTTGCATGCCCCGGCGGATAAAGACTGGACACCCGTATTCATCGTCGGCCTGCCACGCAGCGGCACCACGCTGGTGGAAGAAAGATTGATGCGGCATGCCGATGTCACTGGGCGCGGCGAACTGCCATGGATACCGTTTCTGGCCCAGCAATTTTTTCAACAGCCGCAAGCAATCGATGCCGGGGCAATACGCCGAGCCGCGGCAATCTATTCCACCCAAGTGCGCCAGGACGATCCACCGACACATTGGTATATCGACAAACAGCCGCTGAATTTCTTGCACCTCGACCTGATCGCAGCCTTGTTTCCGAACGCGAAGATCATCTATTGCGAACGCAATCTGCGCGATACAGCACTGTCAATCTGGAGTCAGAATTTTGCTGGCGACGAAGGCGGTTTCGCGTACGATTTTGCGAATATTGCCGGCCTCGCACGCGGTTGCGCGCGCATCATGGCGCACTGGCGCGCCACGTTGCCAATTCAAATCCATACTGTCGATTACGCGCAGATGGTACAGGCGCCAGAACAAACCATGACTGCACTGCAGGCATTCCTCGGACTGCCGGCACAGGATTTACTCGATACCAAACCGAAAGCGGAATCGTCGATTGCGACATCCAGCATGTGGCAGGCACGTCAGCCAATCTATCATCGTTCGATCAATCGCTGGCAGGCGTACGCGCCCTATCTGCCAAAGTTGGTCAAGCTTTTCCCCGATGGCAATAGCTGA
- a CDS encoding sulfotransferase domain-containing protein, which produces MSNILWLASYPKSGNTWVRAFLANLVANQAAPLSLAQLSSYCDDEARPDLYSEIAGRPSTELDITELCALRSEVHARIATSRAGTVFVKTHNMAGSVDDYPLHNMALTAGAIYVVRNPLDVAVSMTHHFGLTLDEAIQRLASDDVATLNDAMFVSQHLGSWSRHVQSWSNSDNAKILTIRYEDMLEKPLKWFGKIARLVGMDNDRSRVERAIQHASFKTLSSIERRDGFVEVSSKTERFFRAGSANQWREKFSREQVIRVIGDHREQMKRFGYLPAGF; this is translated from the coding sequence ATGAGCAATATTCTCTGGCTGGCTTCCTACCCGAAGTCTGGCAATACATGGGTGCGAGCCTTTCTCGCCAATCTTGTCGCGAATCAGGCGGCGCCATTATCGCTGGCGCAGTTGTCCAGTTATTGCGATGACGAGGCGCGACCCGATCTCTACAGTGAAATTGCCGGACGCCCGAGCACGGAACTGGACATCACCGAACTGTGTGCCTTGCGCAGCGAAGTACACGCACGCATCGCGACTAGCAGAGCGGGGACGGTCTTCGTCAAGACGCACAACATGGCCGGCAGTGTCGACGATTATCCACTGCACAATATGGCGCTCACGGCGGGTGCGATCTATGTGGTGCGAAATCCGCTGGATGTCGCAGTCAGCATGACCCATCACTTTGGCTTGACCCTCGATGAAGCGATCCAGCGTCTCGCGTCGGATGATGTCGCAACGCTCAACGATGCGATGTTCGTAAGCCAGCATCTCGGCTCATGGTCGCGCCACGTGCAGAGCTGGAGCAATAGCGACAATGCGAAAATCCTGACTATTCGGTATGAAGATATGCTCGAAAAGCCGCTCAAATGGTTTGGCAAGATCGCCCGTCTGGTAGGAATGGATAATGATCGTAGTCGGGTCGAGCGCGCGATTCAGCATGCCAGTTTCAAAACCCTTTCGAGCATCGAGCGTCGCGATGGGTTCGTGGAAGTATCCAGCAAGACCGAACGCTTTTTTCGGGCGGGAAGCGCCAATCAATGGCGTGAAAAATTCAGCCGGGAACAAGTGATTCGTGTCATCGGCGATCACCGTGAACAGATGAAGCGTTTTGGTTATTTGCCTGCAGGTTTTTGA
- a CDS encoding 2OG-Fe(II) oxygenase family protein: MPEQKSDSLSQFVRCYDDALPREFCAQLIASFDRTSHLHIAHGRNQERGLEQSAWTEVDITPHADDAFKGFFIAQIETYLARYNAEQNLTLPIQDHSFYQELRIKRYRAGADEGFQPHFDALGQLSHRYMVFLWYLNDVAEGGETEFCDLGIKIAPKAGRLLMFPPYWMFQHAGLPPISNDKYIISTYLLFPPNAGARAGVK; encoded by the coding sequence ATGCCAGAGCAGAAAAGCGATAGTCTGAGCCAATTCGTGCGCTGCTACGACGATGCGCTGCCGCGCGAGTTTTGTGCTCAATTGATCGCCTCGTTTGATCGCACCAGCCACCTGCATATCGCGCACGGACGCAATCAGGAACGTGGCCTTGAGCAAAGCGCCTGGACCGAGGTCGACATCACGCCGCATGCCGATGATGCCTTCAAAGGATTTTTCATCGCACAGATTGAAACCTACCTGGCGCGCTACAACGCCGAGCAAAACCTGACGCTGCCAATTCAGGATCACAGTTTTTATCAGGAACTGCGTATCAAGCGTTATCGCGCTGGTGCAGACGAGGGTTTCCAGCCGCATTTCGATGCGCTCGGCCAACTATCACATCGATACATGGTGTTTTTGTGGTACCTCAACGACGTTGCCGAAGGCGGCGAAACCGAGTTCTGTGACCTCGGCATCAAGATCGCGCCGAAGGCCGGTCGGTTATTGATGTTCCCGCCGTACTGGATGTTCCAACATGCCGGTTTGCCGCCGATTTCAAACGACAAATACATCATCTCCACGTATCTGCTTTTTCCGCCCAATGCAGGCGCGCGCGCAGGCGTGAAGTGA